A window of Fundulus heteroclitus isolate FHET01 unplaced genomic scaffold, MU-UCD_Fhet_4.1 scaffold_109, whole genome shotgun sequence genomic DNA:
CATCATCAAGAAATATGCTTTTTACTAGTGCAATTAGGACAGTGTCCAAAATCGTAATGTTTTTCACTGGACCTGGACCAAACTAAAGATCTAGCATCATTTCTAATGCAGTTTGTAActaaacaacctttttttcagACACCATAAGCCCGTGACTTTTGCTTGTTCAACAATTTAAAATTCCTCTGTTTGTGTTTAGCTCTTATCAATATTTGATATTTGACTTCAATTTATTAAAGTTCTTTCTCCAATGTAGACTGCTTTCtgtaagtgtttttttgttgttgttgttgttgtgcatTTCATATTTTCAAGACACCATGGTTTTGGTTTACTCTCCTTACACTTTGAAGCCTTCCTTGGTCCAcctgacagtttttttcccacaagCCTACTAAATGTTAGACCCAATTGTTTTCGAGAAAACACTGTCATTCGTGAGACTTGTGCAGGTTTTATGAATGCATTTCGGTACTTTTTCTTTCACTTGATCTAAAAATGATTTGTAAAGGAATCCAGTatttcatgtgaaaaaaaaatcttaaatgaaATTACTTCTTTTTATATGTGCAATCTCTGCCATTTTTTAACAGGTGAATCAATCCTTACCAGATAACTTTAACCGGGCATGTTGTATTTACATTATATTCCACTGTTGTCAGTACTTTGTTTACAGCCAGCTTTTACTTAGTCTGTACTTATCTGTATATTGTTAAAGCTCTTATTTGCTTTTGCTTGCTATGATAAATGTAAAGCCTTGCGCTCTAAAAATAGTTACTTTTATTGGTTTTGTGAAGACTTattaaaattagatttattgCTCTTTATATATGCAATCATTccagaatgaaaaataaaaatccgaACCCAGCAATTCTGTTCTGTCTTTGcgtctttaaaatgaatttcaattcagttcaatataTCCAAGCACCAATTTATAACAATTTTCTTAAGGCACCTTGTACACAGAATTATATAATCAACCCAGTCTGAACAGATttaaattcaattacattttagttCGATCCGTTTCAGTTTATATGCAAACTGATAAAACGGAATGTGGTTAAAGAAATGCATTGCGTTTAGCCATCGACTTTACAGCAATTGCTCATTATGAGCATGTGACatgttatctatctatctatctatctatctatctatctatctatctatctatctatctatctatctatctatctatctatctatctatctatctatctatctatctatatatatatatatatatatatatatatatatatatatatatatatatatataatcttaaTATGAAAAAGTCGATATGTAGCTTTCTGCGAAATATCACTGAACTGCCGctaacttttaatttgttttacctTTGAAATAACCAGGTTTAATGTAAATGatgggtgtaccccgcctctcgcccgctTGAGATAGGCCCCAGCAACCcatgcgaccccatgagggattaagcgggtcagaaaatggatggatggatggaacaaaTTTTATAATCcacagattttaaaatattattagaaTTTTCGAAAGCTGTCATTTGTTGCTGTGGTCTTTTTCTTGCCCGAGAGAGCTGCTCCCACAAAACGCGGGGAAACGGTCCACCTCAAGCAAGCTGGGCCAAAGGCGCACGGACAGATAATTCATTTAAACAGATCGATGCTGAAGTACAGGCCCCTCGAAACAAAAATACCCGAATAAAGGGAGTCCAGTGCAGTTTCAATATATTCTggatatgtatatatttacagACATTTTCCAACAATATGAACAAActgtaaattacatttaaacatgAGATgcgctgaaaaaaagaaacattttttttgttagggATGAAAGTGCAAATGTATAAGAGAATGTTAGGCTACAATGCGTTTAAAAATAGCTAGACATATGTACAGgaatttacataaaaacaagaTAATACGAATTTAACTATGCAGgtgataataataacaataataacaacaacaataataataataataataataattattattattattattaataataataataaaaaaataaaataataataataaaaataaaaataataataataataataataataataataataataataataataataataatctcatACTGAACTGGCTTGTTTCACAGGAGAAATGCCTGTTTGAGTTTCATTGGGTGATGCCGATGCTTCCAGAGCTGCTCCTATAGTAGATGATCTGGGGAGCAAATATCGTCCTCGATGTCCACGTCGTCGTCGTTCTCCTCCAGCATGTATGTGTCGGCCTCCAGGCCGTGTCTCAGCTCCTCCGCGCTCTTCTCGTTCAGGTCGCTCTCCGCGCTGGAGTTCTCTGCGCAGCGCTCCATCTCGGCGGGAGTTTTCCGCTCATCCTGCGCCTTCCTCAGCTGCTTTTTGTGCTTCATCCGCCGGTTCTGGAACCACGTTTTTACCTGCACCACAGAGAAGGGGGCATTTAATAATGAAACCCTTATCAGGAACGTTCCGGAATcctcagaaaaaaaggaaataggacataattgtttttatatttagccTATATATTTAGTTTGCCCCACAGCACAAATCCGCGACACAATTCTCTATAAACTGATTTTATGTGTGTTCTATTATACGCATACAAATCTCGCTTTCGTGAAGCAGCCGAATTTAAGCTCAAAAAGTCAAATAGATCAGATGCAAAATCCAACTCAattaaaatggaaactgttcTGTATATTTAGAAAATTCGACGTGAGGGTTTATTAAAACCTAGCAGATCATTTCTGCGCTCTTGGTTCGGTAGTTACAGGTCTCCTATGTTACAGGTCGTATTGGCCCCTCGCCAACTCGTGGTCAATTTCACTCCTTTTTTCCAGActcaatctattttatttttcactgtcAGACTATCAGGATAATTATCACACTgtaacagaaccaacagaactcAAATTGTTAGAACAGATGTATTATCCGATTCCAAATGCTCAATTTTTCAAAAGAAGGTGTGTTTGCGTGCACCTGTGTCTCGGAGAGGCTGAGCGCCGTGGCCAGCTCCACTCTCTCCGGTGTGGACAGGTACCGCTGGATCTCGAAGCGCTTCTCTAACCCGGACAGTTGAGAGTCGGAGAACACAGTCCGGGCCTTTCTGCGCCGGCAGTGTTTGCCCGGTAACTCTGCGTGGTGCTGGAAGAGAGCCGGCATCTGCATCCCTGTTGAACACCAAGACAGCTCCGAGTTATCTCTGCAGAGCAAGCAACTCTTGTTCCCAAGTTGTCGAACACGGCGAGACTGTAGCAGAAGTGCAAATAATTAAACACAtagaatacaaaaaaagagagaaaatgaacGGGGTTTGTGCGAATAAAGCAAACATTGCTCAACCTAttgaagacaaaaaataataaaaataaataaaaatccaacacCAAACAAAAAGGATCAAACAACTGCAGAAGGAAAGGTCACATGTGTATCCCAATTACGAAATTCTGGAACAATAATTtatgttgttctttttaataGTTAGTTGAAGCAGTCGATATTCATATTTCAGAAATAATAACGTCTTCAAAATAAGTTAAGAATATTGTTTGAGGAAGCTGTTGGGTTTTTCCCTCTCGTCACACCACCTGGGTCTAAAATCTAACCTTTAAAAATTGAACGTTAtataaaaaacagcatttaatcGAACTAAGAAAAGTAGTGCGCCATTTCCTtagaaaaacaaaccaatatGCTCCAAAAGCACTGTTATCCAGGAGTTTGTGACAATATTCTCATCAAGGCCCTAATGTGCGCTTCCATTGCCCTGCCGGTGCTTACCTGGTGTGAAAAAGTACTGGTGATGCTCTGGCTTGTGGAGTGGGTGAGGGTGTGGTGCCAGGATTGGCGTCGGAATCAGAGGGTATCCATACTCCAGGATGGGCATTCTGGAAGCCAGCGAGCTGCAGAAGGGCGCTGGAATAACCTCTCTCAGTGGCTTAGGTTTGTGCAACAGGATATCCTCAATGAAAAACGACGTGGATCTCTGCGTGGGCGCCGCGGACGCATAGTTCACACTCATGATTGTAGTGTTTTTCTCCTCGCGTTAAAACTGCACCAGCATCTGCTTGTCCCTTGTGAGCTTCTGGGGATTAAATGCACCTTCCGTGTGAACGCTGACCGACACGGTGCCAGACATCACTCGGCAGTAGGGAAGGGGTCAGTAGCGAGACTTGTACAGACCGAGTGGCGGATTGGGGAAGCTGATTGGTTCATCAGCCGATTAGATTTCTGTATGGGCGAGAGAACCGTGTGAGGGACAAGCTCTTCGTTCTGATTGGTTTAGATGCGTTCAAAGCCGCTGGGAAAAGTAAACTGATTTGAGATAAACATCGCACCTGAGGCCACACAATAAATCATTTGAAAAGCATCTAAAATCTGATGTTCAGGCCGCAGAAACATCCCTGGCTCCGGGCCCCACGTGGAACAATTCTGCTGCATTCTAACGTTCAGATATCTGAAATGAATACAGTCAAACTGGCTGtactaaattatttaaacataatttaGTTAATTCCAACGAATTTAAGCTTCTTCTCAGTAAGAAGGTTCTTGGTTGCAGG
This region includes:
- the bsx gene encoding brain-specific homeobox protein homolog — encoded protein: MSVNYASAAPTQRSTSFFIEDILLHKPKPLREVIPAPFCSSLASRMPILEYGYPLIPTPILAPHPHPLHKPEHHQYFFTPGMQMPALFQHHAELPGKHCRRRKARTVFSDSQLSGLEKRFEIQRYLSTPERVELATALSLSETQVKTWFQNRRMKHKKQLRKAQDERKTPAEMERCAENSSAESDLNEKSAEELRHGLEADTYMLEENDDDVDIEDDICSPDHLL